Proteins from a single region of Zingiber officinale cultivar Zhangliang unplaced genomic scaffold, Zo_v1.1 ctg31, whole genome shotgun sequence:
- the LOC122037403 gene encoding uncharacterized protein LOC122037403: MSHPGRPFRRLAADRRFRLLQSQRHLAASGVFIVAPFDQQLDFFPLDNAAGLPPSSIAYLKEVGEAAFLLASSRGLLFYRYYGGANFLVVNPACNERRMLPAPLEECSSLPLYNGLAVKFLDVDDDHLKCKYQLVYLLPISSTVSSTLYQLCLYDSAAGAWIVDDRQVDLGSPSLNLKNLVLFEGSVFVSSSSASRVAAIDTSTRLVNFLPAPDSVSQGDEINVAVWEEAGNRPWLCLVHYDRRSCKFTLWRWSEGSIWVKFNEVVVDRRRHAKAIKYFILQDGGAMNGMLLIFDGHSSSFAYSFKWQQFTKLSTKMRESYSRFITYTNSLRPC, from the exons ATGTCACaccccggcag GCCTTTCCGCCGCCTCGCCGCCGACCGCCGCTTCCGCCTGCTGCAATCTCAACGCCACCTCGCCGCCTCCGGCGTCTTCATCGTCGCTCCCTTCGACCAGCAATTGGACTTCTTCCCACTAGACAACGCAGCGGGCTTGCCACCGTCCTCGATCGCGTACCTCAAGGAAGTCGGCGAAGCCGCCTTCCTCCTCGCTTCCTCTCGCGGCCTCCTCTTCTACCGTTACTACGGCGGCGCTAACTTCTTGGTCGTGAACCCCGCCTGCAACGAAAGGAGGATGCTCCCTGCCCCGCTGGAAGAATGCTCCTCGCTGCCGCTGTACAATGGCTTGGCCGTGAAGTTCCTCGACGTCGACGACGACCACCTCAAGTGCAAATATCAACTCGTGTACCTACTGCCCATAAGTTCGACAGTATCGTCCACCCTGTACCAGCTCTGCCTCTACGACTCGGCCGCCGGAGCCTGGATCGTGGACGACCGGCAGGTCGACTTGGGATCGCCCTCCCTAAATCTGAAAAATCTAGTGTTGTTTGAGGGCTCCGTCTTCGTCTCCTCCAGCTCTGCATCTCGCGTCGCCGCCATCGACACCTCCACGAGGCTCGTCAACTTCTTGCCGGCGCCCGACTCCGTCTCGCAGGGGGACGAGATCAACGTGGCGGTTTGGGAGGAGGCGGGAAATAGACCGTGGTTGTGCCTGGTGCATTACGATAGACGCTCCTGCAAATTTACATTGTGGAGGTGGTCAGAGGGATCGATATGGGTTAAGTTCAATGAGGTGGTAGTCGATCGCCGGCGACATGCAAAAGCAATAAAGTATTTCATCCTTCAGGACGGTGGAGCGATGAACGGAATGCTTCTCATTTTCGACGGCCACAGTAGTTCATTCGCTTACTCCTTCAAGTGGCAACAGTTTACCAAGTTGAGTACGAAGATGAGAGAATCCTACAGCAGATTCATAACCTACACAAATTCTCTTCGGCCATGCTAA